The Gammaproteobacteria bacterium genome contains a region encoding:
- the radC gene encoding DNA repair protein RadC, producing MPASNRRPGAVRPSLVRDTQGRYIVQGPLTEDTILSAAETILLERCRRLGVMSSPSAVKDFLRSRLGALDHERFECLWLDSQHRLIAVETLAIGTIDGAAVYPREAVKAALRHNAAAVLFTHNHPSGHPEPSAADRALTERLKAALAVIDIRVLDHLVVAAEGGVSFSERGWL from the coding sequence ATGCCTGCATCCAACCGCCGCCCCGGTGCGGTTCGACCTTCGCTCGTACGCGATACCCAGGGACGCTACATCGTCCAGGGTCCGCTGACCGAGGACACCATCCTGTCCGCCGCCGAGACCATCCTGCTGGAGCGGTGCCGGCGCCTCGGCGTCATGTCCAGTCCGTCCGCGGTCAAGGACTTCCTGCGTAGCCGCCTTGGCGCACTCGACCACGAGCGCTTCGAGTGCCTGTGGCTCGACAGCCAGCATCGCCTGATCGCGGTGGAGACGCTGGCCATCGGCACGATCGACGGCGCCGCCGTCTATCCGCGCGAAGCGGTCAAGGCCGCGCTGAGGCACAACGCCGCTGCGGTTTTGTTCACGCACAACCACCCCTCGGGTCACCCCGAACCCAGCGCAGCCGATCGCGCCCTCACCGAGCGGCTCAAGGCCGCACTCGCCGTCATCGACATCCGCGTACTCGACCACCTCGTCGTCGCGGCCGAGGGCGGCGTGTCCTTCTCCGAGCGCGGCTGGCTGTAG
- a CDS encoding DEAD/DEAH box helicase, protein MSLETPVADAPADDPSAAVIPLPEFVSDFGDSLLAAVTAQNPPVYDGSPDARRDAVMESLKRKPFAAQRGIVQAVTRLLVDAGQPAAVVNAEMGTGKTMMAIAIAAVLHRCEGYRRFLVISPPHLVYKWRREILETVSGARVTVLNGPDTLRKLLQLRDPAHPGHDGPEFFVLGRVRMRLGFHWKPAYAVRRRRIQRTDDQGEPVGEPQLQAVVVCPHCGAAALDADEMPYTAETFPVDKRLKCDGCASPLWTLMRPNGTPQPRRELLKSSLCQIPTIGPATAERLIGRFGEGPLAGMIEDNVYEFVNLMDEDGELVFSDRQARRMEKAMATMEFSFGQGGYQATEFIKRYLPDGFFDLLIVDEGHEYKNDGSAQGQAMAVLAAKVRKVVLLTGTLMGGYADDLFHLLWRIMPERMIEDGYRYVRGSLGAAAMSFMRHHGVLKDIYKETEGSAHKTARGRKVSVTTVKAPGFGPQGIARYVLPFTAFLKLRDIGEGVLPPYLEHFHEVPMRTDQSEAYHGLRLTLTGAMKEALRHGDKSLLGVVLNVLLAWPDCAFREEIVRHPRTRSMLAHVPAIFDGADAMPKETEVIALCKAEKAQGRRVLVYSVYSGTRDTTSRLKAMCETAGLQAAVLRASIDTSRREDWIFEQVDRGVDVLITNPELVKTGLDLLDFPTIAFLQTGYNVYTLQQAARRSWRIGQKQPVDVHFFGYGGTTQITCLQLMARKIAVSQSTSGDVPDTGLDVLNQDDDSIEVALAKQLLL, encoded by the coding sequence ATGTCACTCGAAACACCTGTGGCCGACGCGCCGGCCGACGATCCGTCTGCCGCCGTCATTCCCCTGCCCGAGTTCGTCTCGGACTTCGGCGACAGCCTGCTGGCTGCCGTCACCGCTCAGAATCCGCCGGTCTACGACGGAAGCCCCGACGCTCGCCGCGACGCGGTGATGGAAAGCCTGAAGCGCAAGCCGTTCGCGGCACAGCGTGGCATTGTCCAGGCCGTCACCCGCCTGCTCGTCGACGCCGGCCAACCCGCCGCCGTCGTCAATGCGGAAATGGGCACCGGCAAGACCATGATGGCGATCGCCATCGCCGCGGTGCTGCATCGCTGCGAAGGCTACCGCCGCTTCCTCGTCATCTCGCCGCCGCACCTGGTCTACAAATGGCGGCGCGAAATCCTCGAAACCGTGAGCGGCGCCCGCGTCACCGTGCTCAACGGCCCGGACACGCTGCGCAAGCTGTTGCAGTTGCGCGATCCGGCGCATCCGGGTCACGACGGACCCGAATTCTTCGTGCTCGGCCGCGTGCGCATGCGCCTCGGCTTCCACTGGAAGCCGGCCTATGCCGTACGACGCCGCCGCATCCAGCGCACCGATGACCAGGGCGAACCCGTCGGCGAGCCGCAGCTGCAAGCCGTCGTCGTCTGTCCACACTGCGGCGCTGCGGCCCTTGATGCCGACGAGATGCCCTACACAGCGGAGACCTTCCCTGTCGACAAGCGCCTCAAGTGTGATGGCTGCGCTTCGCCGCTCTGGACGCTGATGCGTCCCAACGGTACACCGCAGCCGCGGCGCGAACTGCTCAAGTCCTCGCTGTGCCAGATCCCGACGATCGGACCGGCGACCGCCGAGAGGCTGATCGGCCGCTTCGGCGAAGGCCCCCTGGCGGGCATGATCGAGGACAACGTCTACGAGTTCGTCAACCTGATGGATGAGGACGGCGAACTGGTGTTCTCGGACCGTCAGGCCCGGCGCATGGAAAAGGCCATGGCGACGATGGAATTCTCGTTCGGCCAGGGCGGCTATCAGGCGACGGAGTTCATCAAGCGCTACCTGCCGGATGGCTTCTTCGACCTGCTGATCGTCGACGAAGGCCATGAGTACAAGAACGACGGCTCGGCCCAGGGCCAGGCGATGGCCGTGCTGGCCGCCAAGGTCCGCAAGGTCGTGCTGCTCACCGGCACCCTGATGGGCGGCTACGCCGACGACCTGTTTCACCTGCTGTGGCGGATCATGCCGGAACGGATGATCGAGGACGGCTACCGCTACGTGCGTGGCTCGCTCGGCGCGGCGGCCATGAGCTTCATGCGCCATCACGGCGTGCTGAAGGACATCTACAAGGAGACCGAAGGCAGCGCGCACAAGACCGCACGCGGCCGCAAGGTCAGCGTCACCACGGTCAAGGCACCGGGCTTCGGGCCGCAGGGCATCGCGCGCTACGTGCTGCCGTTCACGGCGTTCCTCAAGCTCCGGGATATCGGCGAAGGCGTGCTGCCGCCGTACCTGGAGCACTTTCACGAAGTCCCGATGCGCACCGATCAATCGGAGGCCTACCACGGTCTCCGCCTCACCCTGACCGGCGCGATGAAGGAAGCGCTGCGCCATGGCGACAAGAGCCTGCTCGGCGTCGTGCTCAACGTGCTGCTGGCATGGCCCGACTGCGCGTTTCGCGAGGAGATCGTGCGGCATCCCCGCACGCGATCCATGCTCGCGCACGTGCCGGCGATCTTCGACGGCGCAGACGCGATGCCGAAGGAGACCGAGGTGATCGCCCTGTGCAAGGCCGAGAAGGCCCAGGGCCGGCGGGTGCTGGTCTACAGCGTCTACTCCGGAACGCGCGACACCACGTCGCGACTCAAGGCGATGTGCGAAACCGCGGGCCTGCAGGCCGCCGTGCTGCGCGCCAGCATCGACACCAGCCGGCGCGAGGACTGGATCTTCGAACAGGTGGACCGTGGCGTGGATGTCCTCATCACGAACCCGGAGCTGGTGAAGACCGGCCTGGACCTGCTCGACTTCCCGACGATCGCCTTCCTGCAGACCGGCTACAACGTTTACACCCTGCAACAGGCTGCACGCCGGTCCTGGCGCATCGGACAGAAGCAGCCGGTCGACGTGCACTTCTTCGGCTACGGCGGCACGACGCAGATCACCTGCCTGCAACTGATGGCCAGGAAGATCGCCGTCAGCCAGTCCACCTCCGGCGATGTGCCCGACACCGGGCTCGACGTGCTGAACCAGGACGACGACTCGATCGAGGTCGCGCTGGCGAAGCAGTTGCTGTTGTAG
- a CDS encoding transposase, with protein MFLAYLREFLCPTLNPGDIVIADNLSSHKVAGVREALEAAGASLLYLSAYSPDLNSIEKLFAKLKTLLRKAELRTVDALWNHIGSLVDAFPPQECAHYFESCGYVRK; from the coding sequence ATGTTTCTGGCTTACCTTCGGGAGTTTCTCTGCCCAACGCTCAACCCCGGCGATATCGTGATCGCGGATAACCTGAGCAGCCACAAAGTCGCCGGCGTACGTGAGGCACTCGAGGCCGCGGGCGCAAGCTTGCTCTATCTGTCGGCGTACTCCCCCGACCTCAATTCCATCGAGAAGCTTTTTGCCAAGCTCAAGACGCTGCTTCGCAAGGCCGAGCTGCGAACCGTTGACGCGCTCTGGAACCACATCGGCAGCTTGGTCGATGCCTTTCCACCTCAGGAATGTGCCCACTACTTCGAATCCTGCGGATATGTACGCAAATAA
- a CDS encoding integrase core domain-containing protein, with protein MYLAIVLDVWSRPVVDWAIGDRAAQARRGYLSATDGASTPRIAFDRCRRMGVRPSTGTVGDAYDNAMAESFFASLECELLDRRSFKAKTEARLAVFTWIEGWYNPRRRHSALGYQSPINYERRNPNPHCQPPPTTTKIRTTETESIA; from the coding sequence TTGTATCTGGCGATCGTGCTGGATGTCTGGAGCCGTCCCGTCGTCGACTGGGCGATCGGTGATCGAGCAGCGCAAGCCCGACGAGGTTATCTATCAGCGACCGATGGAGCCAGTACACCCCGCATCGCCTTCGACCGTTGCCGGAGGATGGGCGTGCGCCCGTCGACGGGCACCGTCGGCGATGCCTACGACAACGCGATGGCCGAGAGCTTCTTTGCCAGTCTGGAGTGCGAACTGCTCGACCGGCGCAGCTTCAAGGCCAAGACAGAAGCCCGCCTTGCGGTCTTCACGTGGATCGAAGGCTGGTACAACCCGCGCCGGCGACACTCGGCGCTGGGCTATCAGTCGCCCATCAACTACGAACGGAGAAACCCAAACCCGCATTGCCAACCACCGCCGACAACAACCAAGATCCGCACAACGGAGACTGAATCCATCGCTTGA
- a CDS encoding cytochrome c produces the protein MNTTVKGIAIGAFGMVLLLIAIALIVVLTGSYNVAATDRHSPIVGWALTTTMKNSVESRARGTEVPEAFTADMITAGASEYKAMCSRCHGGVGESRQEWAGTMRPTPPALAQVAYEWTAEEVFWLVKHGVKMTGMPAFGSTHDDETIWTIAAFVKALPDMSAEQYAAYDDTHGEEGAHDHEHASGHETHDH, from the coding sequence ATGAATACGACTGTCAAAGGCATTGCCATCGGCGCATTCGGCATGGTCCTTCTTCTTATCGCGATCGCGCTAATCGTCGTTCTTACAGGCAGCTATAACGTTGCCGCCACCGACCGCCACAGTCCGATTGTCGGGTGGGCGCTGACCACAACGATGAAGAATTCTGTAGAGAGCCGGGCGCGGGGCACTGAAGTTCCGGAGGCGTTCACAGCCGACATGATCACAGCCGGCGCCAGTGAGTACAAGGCGATGTGCTCGCGCTGCCATGGCGGCGTCGGTGAAAGCCGCCAGGAATGGGCCGGAACGATGCGGCCCACGCCTCCCGCGCTGGCGCAGGTTGCATATGAATGGACCGCTGAAGAGGTGTTCTGGCTGGTCAAGCACGGAGTGAAGATGACCGGGATGCCCGCCTTCGGGTCGACCCACGATGATGAGACCATCTGGACCATCGCAGCCTTCGTGAAGGCTCTGCCCGACATGTCGGCCGAGCAATATGCAGCATACGATGATACCCATGGGGAGGAAGGAGCACATGACCACGAGCATGCATCCGGTCACGAGACGCACGATCACTAG
- a CDS encoding DUF305 domain-containing protein, with protein sequence MAENHQHKKGDGPYWKFMAMIATSTAVMFLLMYFNTYSIDHVYWSETRFWMAFVMGAAMMVVMLLFMWSMYTNLLKNWIILGAAVVVFTLALWLVRSQTTINDADYMRAMIPHHSIAIMTSERAHIRDPRVRKLARDIIIAQRREIAQMKYLIEDIEKNGVRTTERLPEEVQP encoded by the coding sequence ATGGCCGAGAACCACCAACACAAGAAGGGAGACGGTCCCTACTGGAAATTCATGGCGATGATCGCGACGTCGACCGCCGTGATGTTTCTGCTGATGTATTTCAACACCTACAGCATCGATCATGTCTACTGGAGCGAGACGCGCTTCTGGATGGCGTTCGTGATGGGCGCGGCCATGATGGTCGTCATGCTGCTTTTCATGTGGTCCATGTACACCAACCTCTTGAAGAACTGGATCATTCTGGGGGCGGCTGTAGTGGTCTTCACCCTGGCGCTGTGGCTGGTACGCAGCCAGACCACGATCAACGACGCCGACTACATGCGCGCCATGATCCCGCATCATTCCATCGCCATCATGACGAGCGAACGGGCCCATATCCGCGACCCGCGCGTGCGCAAACTCGCGCGGGATATCATCATCGCCCAAAGGCGCGAGATCGCCCAGATGAAATACCTGATCGAGGATATCGAGAAGAATGGCGTGCGGACGACAGAACGTCTGCCAGAGGAGGTGCAGCCATGA
- a CDS encoding potassium channel family protein — protein sequence MAIAVLLSVTLFMTAVWIHLRFLALARAILPSGPADFFRLSGAYLIVLASHLLIAALFAIGFQVAAEMGLGGFKKQVPENWMDVFYFSLINITTLGLGDIYPTGHLRAITGIESLTGFLLISCTAQFVFTTMNKQRS from the coding sequence ATCGCAATCGCCGTTCTCCTTAGCGTTACTCTTTTCATGACAGCGGTCTGGATTCATCTCCGTTTTCTGGCGCTCGCACGAGCAATCCTGCCATCGGGGCCGGCGGACTTCTTCCGGTTGAGCGGGGCTTATCTGATCGTGCTTGCGAGCCATTTATTGATCGCCGCACTCTTCGCGATTGGCTTTCAGGTCGCCGCCGAAATGGGGCTCGGCGGGTTCAAAAAACAAGTTCCCGAAAACTGGATGGACGTCTTCTATTTCTCGCTCATCAACATCACAACACTTGGACTGGGCGATATCTACCCGACAGGTCATCTCAGGGCGATCACCGGCATCGAATCCCTGACCGGCTTTCTGCTCATCAGCTGTACCGCCCAGTTCGTCTTCACCACCATGAACAAGCAAAGGAGCTGA
- a CDS encoding APC family permease, with the protein MGTGVMIGAGIFALTGQIAELAGPLFPLSFIAGAIVTALAAYSYIKMSNAWPSSGGIAMILQKAYGPGTVAASASLLMALSMVINESLVARTFSTYALRPFGLEDNYLLLSIGALALIVFAYLVNAAGNRSVSGFSLIMSAVKIGGIALFAVAAIWASGFSGGAFAQSEAMGGPDAFLASVAFSILAFKGFTTITNSGGEIKNPHRNVGRTIMISIGICVVTYLLVAVAVGSSLTISEIVKARDYSLAAAAGPALGDAGFYFTIVIALAATTSGVIASVFAVSRMLTMLTEMKMIPHSHFGMSGSIRSHMLIYTVVIAGALAVLFDLSRIASLGAFFYLVMDMLVHWGVFRHLRQEIGARASILLAALAADAIVLAAFTTVKLQSDPLIALYAIAGIVTVFVAERAYLARRERTVSEPVGSPHRPHSK; encoded by the coding sequence ATGGGGACCGGCGTCATGATCGGCGCCGGCATCTTCGCTCTGACGGGTCAGATAGCGGAACTCGCCGGCCCGCTCTTTCCGCTCTCTTTCATCGCCGGGGCCATCGTCACCGCACTCGCCGCCTACAGCTACATCAAGATGTCGAATGCCTGGCCGTCCTCGGGCGGCATCGCCATGATCCTTCAGAAAGCTTACGGTCCCGGCACCGTCGCTGCCTCCGCCTCGCTTCTGATGGCGCTGTCGATGGTAATCAATGAAAGCCTCGTCGCGCGGACCTTCTCGACCTATGCGCTCCGGCCCTTCGGCCTGGAAGACAATTACCTGCTGCTTTCGATCGGTGCCCTCGCCCTGATCGTCTTCGCCTATCTCGTCAACGCGGCCGGAAACCGGTCGGTCAGCGGATTTTCCCTCATCATGTCGGCTGTGAAGATCGGCGGCATTGCGCTTTTCGCCGTCGCCGCGATCTGGGCAAGCGGATTTTCCGGCGGCGCTTTCGCCCAATCCGAGGCCATGGGCGGGCCGGACGCCTTTCTCGCGTCGGTCGCGTTTTCCATTCTTGCCTTCAAGGGATTCACGACGATCACAAACAGTGGTGGCGAGATCAAGAACCCTCATCGCAATGTCGGCCGCACAATCATGATCTCAATCGGAATCTGTGTTGTGACCTATCTACTGGTTGCCGTTGCGGTGGGATCGAGCCTCACAATAAGTGAAATCGTTAAGGCTCGAGACTATTCACTGGCCGCAGCCGCGGGGCCGGCGCTCGGCGACGCGGGCTTTTATTTCACCATCGTGATTGCGCTTGCGGCGACGACGTCCGGCGTGATTGCCAGCGTCTTCGCCGTCTCGCGCATGCTCACCATGCTGACCGAGATGAAGATGATTCCGCATAGTCATTTCGGCATGAGCGGGAGCATTCGCAGCCACATGCTGATCTATACCGTGGTGATCGCAGGCGCCCTGGCGGTCCTGTTCGATCTCTCACGCATCGCCTCGCTGGGCGCCTTCTTCTACCTCGTCATGGATATGCTCGTGCACTGGGGCGTATTTCGGCATCTGAGACAGGAAATCGGCGCCAGGGCGTCAATTCTGCTCGCGGCTCTGGCAGCCGATGCAATCGTCCTCGCGGCGTTCACCACGGTCAAGCTGCAGAGCGATCCATTGATCGCGCTTTACGCCATTGCCGGCATCGTCACCGTCTTTGTCGCAGAGCGCGCTTATCTTGCGCGCCGGGAACGCACAGTATCTGAACCTGTTGGTTCCCCACATCGTCCCCATTCGAAATAG
- a CDS encoding isoprenylcysteine carboxylmethyltransferase family protein, which yields MTHDVPAYGLWFLAIANSAIFIFFALSFFRPQTKRDWRSFSAFSAFLVALFAEMYGFPLTIYFLSGWLQSAYPDVDWFSHDAGHLLEMMFGWKGNPHFGPFHLLSFILIGGGFWLISVSWHVLWTAQRAGEMATTGPYARIRHPQYLGFILVMLGFLFQWPTLLTLGMFPVLVFMYLRLARIEDTETRARFPERFAQYEAQTPAFIPRLRQAPPSNAKG from the coding sequence ATGACCCACGACGTGCCCGCGTATGGCCTCTGGTTCCTGGCGATAGCGAATTCCGCCATTTTCATCTTTTTCGCTTTGAGCTTCTTCAGGCCGCAGACGAAGCGTGACTGGCGCAGTTTCTCAGCGTTCAGCGCTTTTCTTGTCGCCCTGTTCGCCGAGATGTACGGCTTTCCGCTCACCATCTATTTTCTCTCAGGCTGGCTCCAGTCCGCCTATCCGGACGTCGACTGGTTCTCCCACGACGCGGGCCACCTACTCGAGATGATGTTCGGATGGAAAGGCAATCCTCATTTCGGCCCCTTCCATCTGCTCAGCTTCATCCTGATCGGGGGCGGTTTCTGGCTCATCTCGGTTTCCTGGCATGTCCTCTGGACAGCGCAGCGCGCAGGAGAGATGGCGACCACAGGCCCCTACGCCCGGATCCGGCACCCGCAATATCTCGGCTTCATCCTCGTCATGCTGGGGTTCCTCTTCCAGTGGCCGACCTTGCTGACCCTCGGCATGTTTCCGGTCCTGGTCTTCATGTATCTGAGGCTGGCGCGCATCGAAGACACCGAAACGCGCGCCCGTTTCCCGGAGCGTTTCGCCCAGTATGAGGCGCAAACGCCGGCGTTCATCCCGAGATTGAGGCAGGCGCCGCCATCAAACGCAAAGGGCTAA
- a CDS encoding DUF2933 domain-containing protein, whose protein sequence is MDTNTHDDDGGIAPKTHPRPFWKSRTGTVFIAFLALIGFMLAYEHRAHIFSGTGLLLLLVLLCPAMHLFMHHGHGGHDK, encoded by the coding sequence ATGGATACGAACACACACGATGACGACGGGGGCATAGCGCCGAAAACACATCCACGCCCTTTCTGGAAATCCCGAACGGGGACGGTCTTCATTGCCTTCCTGGCGCTTATTGGTTTCATGCTCGCTTATGAGCATCGGGCGCATATTTTCAGCGGAACAGGCCTGTTGCTGCTCCTCGTTCTACTGTGTCCCGCCATGCATCTGTTCATGCATCACGGCCATGGAGGACATGATAAATGA
- a CDS encoding copper-translocating P-type ATPase: MHPEIRQNGPGACPKCGMHLVPEEAASPNQQAQCCSHEARQSAGAAAGQYDAVPAGYGGAVYTCPMHPEVRQAKPGSCPICGMGLELESAAMADEGPNPELVDFTRRFWIGAVLTVPLLVFTMGPYVGLGGMREIFGERSTLWIELILGTPVVLYCGWPFLVRGWNSFRTMNLNMFSLIGMGVMSAWLFSVVAVLAPGIFPDGFRDPEGHVGVYFEAAAVIVTLVLLGQVMELRAREGTGKAIRALLDLAAKTARRIGADGNEDEVALEDVQVGDRLRVRPGDKVPVDGVVIEGRSSVDESMISGEPVPVEKVAGDSVTGATINGTGSLVMEATRVGSETMLSQIVEMVSNAQRSRAPIQKYADKVAGFFVPVVIGIAVLAFVAWAIWSPAPALSYALIAAVAVLIIACPCALGLATPMSIMTATGRGAQAGVLIKNAEALERFEKIDTLMIDKTGTLTEGKPKLVAVMPEPGHDEGEVLRLAATLERGSEHPLAEAIVRGAEERGVAMDEASDFEAITGKGVRGTVDGKAVALGNIALVRDLGLEGAGLADKANARRDEGETVMFVILDGQIAGLVSVTDPVKETTPDAIKALHALGFRIIMATGDNERTAKAVASKLGIDEIRADVLPEDKARIIRELQEGGKKVAMAGDGVNDAPALAQADVGIAMGTGADVAIESAGITLVKGNLDGIVRARRLARATMSNIRQNLFFALIYNTAGVPVAAGVLFPVFGILISPMFAAFAMSASSISVVLNSLRLRQARV; the protein is encoded by the coding sequence ATGCATCCGGAGATCCGACAGAACGGTCCCGGCGCTTGCCCGAAATGCGGCATGCATCTCGTGCCCGAGGAAGCCGCTTCGCCGAACCAGCAAGCGCAGTGCTGCAGCCATGAGGCGCGTCAGTCCGCCGGGGCTGCGGCAGGCCAGTACGATGCGGTTCCCGCCGGCTATGGCGGAGCGGTCTATACCTGCCCTATGCACCCCGAAGTCCGGCAAGCCAAGCCGGGCTCCTGCCCAATCTGCGGCATGGGTCTCGAGCTGGAATCGGCGGCGATGGCTGATGAGGGGCCCAATCCTGAGCTGGTCGACTTCACCCGGCGCTTCTGGATCGGCGCCGTGCTTACCGTGCCGCTGCTCGTCTTCACGATGGGGCCCTATGTCGGCCTTGGCGGCATGCGGGAGATATTCGGCGAACGCTCGACGCTCTGGATCGAACTGATCCTCGGCACACCGGTCGTGCTCTATTGCGGTTGGCCGTTTCTCGTACGCGGCTGGAACTCGTTCCGCACGATGAACCTCAACATGTTCTCGCTTATTGGCATGGGCGTGATGTCCGCCTGGCTATTCAGCGTGGTGGCCGTCCTCGCGCCGGGAATCTTCCCGGATGGCTTCCGGGACCCGGAGGGCCATGTCGGGGTCTATTTCGAGGCCGCTGCCGTCATCGTCACGCTGGTGCTGCTGGGACAGGTCATGGAACTGCGTGCCCGCGAAGGCACGGGCAAGGCCATCCGGGCATTGCTCGATCTCGCCGCCAAGACCGCGCGCAGGATCGGCGCTGATGGCAACGAAGACGAGGTCGCGCTCGAGGATGTTCAGGTCGGCGACCGGTTGCGCGTACGGCCGGGCGACAAGGTGCCGGTCGACGGCGTCGTGATCGAAGGCCGTTCCTCTGTCGACGAAAGCATGATCTCCGGTGAACCAGTCCCGGTCGAGAAGGTGGCCGGCGATTCCGTCACCGGCGCCACGATCAACGGCACCGGCAGCCTGGTCATGGAGGCGACCCGCGTCGGTTCGGAGACGATGCTCTCGCAGATCGTCGAGATGGTCTCGAACGCCCAGCGCTCGCGCGCCCCGATCCAGAAATATGCCGACAAAGTCGCAGGCTTCTTCGTGCCTGTCGTGATCGGCATCGCGGTGCTGGCCTTCGTTGCCTGGGCCATCTGGAGTCCGGCGCCTGCGCTCTCCTATGCGCTGATTGCTGCGGTCGCGGTGCTGATCATTGCCTGCCCCTGTGCCTTGGGTCTGGCGACGCCGATGTCGATCATGACGGCCACCGGCCGTGGCGCGCAGGCGGGCGTGCTCATCAAGAATGCCGAGGCGCTCGAGCGGTTCGAGAAGATCGACACGCTGATGATCGACAAGACCGGAACGCTGACCGAGGGCAAGCCCAAGCTCGTCGCCGTGATGCCTGAGCCGGGCCATGACGAAGGCGAAGTGCTCCGCCTTGCCGCGACGCTGGAGCGTGGCTCCGAACACCCGCTTGCCGAAGCGATCGTGCGCGGCGCCGAGGAGCGCGGCGTGGCAATGGATGAGGCGAGCGACTTCGAGGCGATCACCGGCAAGGGCGTGAGGGGCACGGTCGACGGCAAAGCGGTGGCTCTCGGCAACATCGCGCTTGTCCGCGATCTTGGCCTCGAAGGCGCCGGACTAGCCGACAAGGCCAATGCCCGCCGCGACGAAGGCGAAACGGTTATGTTCGTCATCCTCGATGGGCAGATCGCCGGCCTTGTGAGCGTCACCGATCCCGTCAAGGAAACCACCCCTGACGCCATCAAGGCGCTTCATGCCCTCGGCTTCCGCATCATCATGGCGACCGGTGACAATGAGCGCACCGCGAAAGCCGTCGCATCAAAGCTCGGAATCGATGAGATCCGCGCCGATGTCCTGCCTGAGGACAAAGCGCGCATCATCCGGGAGTTGCAGGAAGGCGGCAAAAAGGTGGCGATGGCCGGTGACGGCGTGAATGACGCGCCGGCGCTCGCGCAGGCCGATGTCGGCATCGCCATGGGAACCGGTGCTGACGTCGCGATCGAAAGCGCGGGCATCACGCTGGTGAAGGGCAATCTAGACGGCATCGTCCGCGCCAGGCGGCTCGCCCGCGCCACGATGAGCAATATCCGTCAAAACCTCTTCTTTGCGCTGATCTACAACACGGCCGGCGTGCCGGTCGCCGCGGGCGTCCTCTTTCCCGTCTTCGGCATCCTGATCAGTCCGATGTTTGCCGCCTTCGCCATGAGCGCGTCGTCGATTTCCGTCGTGCTCAATTCACTGCGGCTCCGGCAGGCGAGAGTCTGA
- a CDS encoding periplasmic heavy metal sensor — translation MKLTGIHIVLAILLATAAGCLGAIAVEHWSGPAPGRSLHEFVHGELHLSADQETKLNLLESEFADERDAREAKLRAANANLATAMQQEHTYGPKVSAAIDQVHVQMGELQKATVRHVFAMRSLLDEEQQKRFDRQISKSLTGDGRE, via the coding sequence GTGAAACTCACCGGAATACACATCGTACTCGCCATCCTCCTTGCCACAGCAGCAGGATGCCTGGGCGCCATTGCCGTGGAGCACTGGAGCGGTCCGGCGCCGGGCCGTAGCCTCCATGAATTTGTGCATGGCGAACTTCACCTCAGCGCAGATCAGGAGACCAAGCTGAATCTCCTGGAAAGCGAATTCGCCGATGAGCGTGATGCGCGCGAAGCGAAACTGCGAGCCGCCAATGCCAACCTGGCGACCGCCATGCAGCAGGAGCACACCTATGGACCGAAGGTCAGCGCAGCGATCGATCAGGTCCATGTGCAGATGGGAGAACTGCAGAAGGCCACCGTACGTCACGTCTTCGCCATGCGCAGCCTGCTCGACGAAGAGCAGCAGAAGAGATTTGATCGGCAGATATCAAAATCCTTGACCGGCGACGGTCGCGAATGA
- a CDS encoding sigma-70 family RNA polymerase sigma factor, with protein sequence MADTTEHDLVERVKVGEQRAFDQLVEPYVPRLLALAGRMLASPSEAQEAVQNALASVWIDRRRLDASRPISGYLTTVTINKCRDRLRRRKAASFLGFGRGLEEEIAKDDAPNPENIVIGHQEFARAACEIERLPIRLREALVLVAIDGRSQREVAELLGVSEKTVEMRVYRARTRLREKLQIS encoded by the coding sequence GTGGCAGACACGACCGAACATGATCTCGTTGAGCGGGTGAAGGTCGGCGAACAGCGGGCCTTTGACCAACTCGTCGAGCCCTATGTGCCGCGGCTGCTGGCGCTCGCCGGGCGGATGCTGGCATCGCCCTCGGAAGCTCAGGAAGCCGTGCAGAATGCGCTGGCGTCGGTCTGGATCGATCGTCGGCGACTGGATGCCAGCCGTCCAATCAGCGGCTACTTGACCACCGTAACGATCAACAAGTGTCGCGACCGTTTGCGGCGCCGAAAAGCGGCGAGCTTTCTCGGCTTTGGTCGGGGGCTGGAGGAAGAAATCGCAAAGGACGATGCGCCCAACCCCGAAAACATCGTCATAGGGCACCAGGAGTTCGCACGCGCGGCGTGCGAGATCGAACGACTCCCCATCCGGCTGCGCGAAGCGCTGGTTCTTGTCGCCATCGACGGACGCAGCCAGCGCGAGGTGGCCGAGTTGCTCGGCGTTTCCGAGAAGACCGTTGAGATGCGTGTCTATCGAGCGCGCACCAGACTGCGCGAGAAACTGCAAATTTCCTGA